The Thermocladium sp. ECH_B genomic interval TGCATATATCATTCCTATGAAGCTTGCATGAAGTAATACGGCCACAACTATTGCAAGCACTATGGCTGGTACTGATAAAAATGCATCTGTAACTCTCATCAATACCTCATCCCACCAACCGCCGAAGTAGCCGGCGGCTATTCCAAGCAATGAACCAATTAATATGGCCGATAATACTACCACAAATGCGGGATAAGCTGCACTATATGGTATTGAATATAATATCCTGGACCATATATCCTGGCCATCTGCATTTGTTCCCATTATGTATTTCCAAGATGGCGGCAAAAGAGATGTGGTCTGAGATATGCTAAGTGGATTATGGGGCAGTAGGAGAATTGCAAGGCGTGGATCATGCATCTCAGCAGCAAGTATTTCAAGTGATCCCTGAATAATAGCCCATATAACGAATGCGGAAACTATCACTAATCCCAGCAAACCAGCTGGGTCTCTAGCTATTAGGCGGATCCATCCAAGTATGTCGATTTGTTTCTCGGTTGACTGTTGCTCCATCATGTGATCCTCACCCTCGGATCTAAAACTCCATACAGTATATCTGCTATGAAGTTAGCCACGATAACCGAGACTCCTACAAAAAACGTTATATCATATATCATTAATGGATCAACGCTAGTTATTGCAACGGTTGTTATATAGCCCATGCCATGATATGCATATACATCCTCTGCAACAAATGCTCCAGACCAAGATAGTGCAAATGCAAGAACCATTAGCGTCACAAGCGGTATCATTGCGTTGCGGAGACCTATGCCATACACCACTCTTCTCTTGGATAAACCCTTTGCGTATCCTAATCTAACATAATCGCTATCCAACACATCAAGCATAGTATTTCTAGCCATCCTTGTATATATACCGAAGCTATACAACGCTACAGCAAGCATGGGCAGTATCATATGTTCCAAGTAACTAATGAAGTATGGCCAATCCGATTCTATTAATGAATCAATTAACGGAACACCGGTTATTGGCTTAGGAGCCGGCAATAATTCATTAACGTAACCGGAAGCCGGCAATCCAATAGCTCCATGTGTAATGCCCGGCAGCCAGAATGCGAATATGAGCAATAACAATAATGCAATGAAGTACGGCGGTGATGACCAAGTAAATATATAGAAGGCACGAGTTAAGTAATCTGGTACCTTATTCCTGTTGCCGGCAGCCACTGCCCCCAGTGTCATTCCTATTATGACGGTCAGTATAACGGCGGGTATAGTGAATGATAACGTAATGGGCAAGTAATGCATTATTATTGTTGCCTCTGGTTCCTTGTATATCGGATCATACCCAAGATTGCCTGTGAATATATCATATAGATAATTAAAGAACTGAATATAAAGTGGCGCATTTAAGTTGTATTGCTTAACTATGGCTTCTAACTGAGCCATGGTAGGCCTGGGGCCGGCATAAAGGCGTGCAAGTGCCAAGGGGGTTTCTATAGATCGCGTGAACCATTACAAACATAAGCAATATTAACAATATTAATGTTACAAATGCATTTATTATCCTGCGCAGCAGGAATACCAAAAACCCAGAGCCAGCCATATAAACGCACCAATGGCAATATTATTTAAATTTTATGTATTTCTATAATAAATCAATAAATATTGGGAAAATAAGTATTTTTGAAAATAGATATATTTCTTAGATCATTAATTAAGTACCTTAGTCACTTGGGTTCCGTTGGAGTACGTAATTATATTTATCGTGACTGGCTGGTAATACATGGTATTGTAGAAGTAATCATCCCACGTCCAAGTAATGCCCTTCAGATATGGCTGTGTAAAGAGGTAGTACTCAGGCCACGGTAACCAGTAATATGGAGCCTCATTATATGTAATGTTATAGATCTCAGCAACCATTTGCTCCTGCTCTTGTGCATTCGTGATAAATGGCGCAGTGGCAGTCAAGTTATTGACGACTGAATTATTGAACCAAGCCATATTGCCGGAAATACCGCCATTAGCCACATTGAGTATGGAGTACATTAATTGATAAATCGGGTCAGGCCAATCTGGCACCCAACCCAGCGAAACCATTCTAGCAGTAGTACTTGGCGCCGTCCATTGATCGGTCTCCGCGGTAGTTGCATAGCTTATCGTAGTTGGTATTCCTATCTGGTTCAGATCTTGACTGATTATGGTTAATTGTTCTTCAGCAAGGGGAGTGACCGGCGGAATTACTGTTATCGGTATTGTAGGCAGCCTTTGCCCATTGGGGTTACCTATTTCAGTTCCATTAGGTAATACGGTATAGAAGTCTCCCTGCCAACCGGACTTATTTAAGTACTCAATGGCTAGATTAGGTGAATAAGTATAATTGGGCAAATTATCTGGATCATAGAATCCAAGAGGCGCATATTGTGGATTAGATGGACCAAGATATTCTTCGGCCAGCAACTTATGCAGCAGTGGTGAATAATAGGTATAAAGTAATGCAGTCGAGTTTATAGCATGTACTACAGCCAACCTAAAGTCAGTTATATTAGTTGGCCATCTTGCGTTATTCATAGATATATAGAGGACGCCGGCCGGCATGTAGCCGAAGAAGGATATTATATCTTGCGGAGCCAAGTACTTTGAATACTCATATCCATCATACATTTGCCCAAAGAATTGCGGAGACACCGTTGATATCTGTGCGTCATTGGAATCAAATAAACTAACCCTATCCGTGTGAGATAAAGCTATCTCCTCCTCTATTATCGGTATGTGAGCCGGCTGATCCAATACAGGTAAAGTGCCGTTTGGATAATTATTGCCCCAATAATTGGGATTGGCCTTTAGTATGATCTCCGTGAATTCACCTGGAGTTCCAACAACCTTATATATCTCGTATGGTCCAGTTCCAGGCAAACCATATTGATCAGTATAACTATTGGTTGTCATTGGCTGTACACCGCCGTGTGCATCAACATAGCCCGGCGGGACCACGGAACCCCACCAAGCAGCCAAATCGAGCAGGAATAACCTATAGGGGTGAAGCAGATTTATTTGAACTGTATAAGGACCTAGAACAACANCTCCCTGGTTGGGGTAACTCATTAATTTCTGAATTGTGGAATTATGAACATTAAAGTTGCTTAACACATTAGCCAATGCATTTGCACATAGGGATGCATTGTTTAAATAGGCTGTATTTCCAGTAACGTTAGACAAAGCATTGCATGCACCCCATGGTATAGTATAACCAGTTGCTATGAATTGCTTTGCGCTGAAGAGCAATCTAAGGTAATTCGATATGCCGACACCTTGCCCCATTACTATTGTACGGTATAGGCTGAACCAAACCACGGTTGCATTGAATGCTTCGCCATCAGAGAAGTAAACGCCCTTCCTAAGCGTGAACGTATAGGTTTTGTAATTCGGGCTTATTGTCCAGTTTGTGGCAAGGCTTGGCTCCACTTGGAAGTAATTATTGGGATTCCAAGTCACTAATCCCTGATATACGGAATTAAATGTACTCGTGTCAACCGTATAGAAGCCGGTTGCTGGATCTAATGCATCCGGCGAGAAAGTCAACGATATATCGATCAATTCGCTGGAGTTAGGGGGAGCTATTGTTATCGTCTTATTGGAGACCACAGTTACAGAAGTTACTGGAGNCGTTGTAGAGGTAGTAGTTGAAGTTGTTACTGGAGTCGTGGTGGAAGTAGTAGTCACAGGAGTCGGCGAGGTGGTGGTTGGGGTAGTTACCGTGGATGGATGATAAGTAGCCATTACTGCACCAACTATAACTACTACCACTATTACTATTATTGCAGTTAGTACTGTTTTTGATATTCCACGGTTTTTAGATAAACCGCGCATAACGAATAGCGATAGTTATCCCTTAAAAATTTTTTCTCACCTAGGACTAATTAAATGTAGAACTATCTATATTTGTAGTAATAAAAATAAAATGTATTTATATATAATTAATTCCAGTTCCATAATGGTAATTGCCAATATGATTCTTTTAAATTTAATTGAACATAAAACGCGGATATGTTGATAAAACAAACGACAAACCCCGCCCCTTCCAAGGGCAGGGAGTAGGTCAGCAATTATTACATTTTCAATTAGTGCAAACTAAGCGACCTCTATTGTGCCTCCCGGCAAATCCATGCTATGGGCAAGCCTATAAAGCAATTCATGGGCCCTGATCCCATCATCGCCCATATCAAGGGTTCTTTGATTTACATACATCTTAACGAATTCCCCTATTCTTCTCCCGGTTCTAGAGAACTTGGATGCATAATTAATTGCCTCTTCATCATGGTTCCATGCATACCTAATGCTTTCCTGTATGGCCTTCCTTATGTTGATCGCTGCACTCCTTCCAAGCCTCTTATTAACGACATCCACACCTAGAGGCATGGGAAGGCCATTAGATATTCTCTTCCACCACTGCCATAAGTCGAATATATTTAATAGACCCATGTCGCTATATGTTAATTGCGCATCGTGAATCAACAATCCGGCATCGACCTCTTCATTCAGCACCATATCAATTATCTTATCGAACCTCACGAAAATCTCGGAGTAGTTACCGCCAGTGGCTAGCTTAAGTAGTAGCCTAGCAGTGGTGTACTCCCCTGGAACAGCTATTTTTATTCCGCTTAATTGCATCCTTCTCTTGGCAACAACCATAGGACCATATCCCTCCCCCATGCTTACGCCGGTCCTCAATAAGTAGTATCTATCCATAACATATGCATACGCATGAGCGCTCAGCGCAGTTACATCAACATTCCAGCCTCCTATCCCTTTCTTATTTAGGGTCTCTATATCCTCAACTATCTGCTCCACCTCATCGAATCCAGGCACAGAAACAGCGCCGCTCACTAATCCATAAAACATGTAGGCATCATCTGGATCCGGGGTATGGGCAATGACTAATTTAGCCATATTAATCACTAAATCGACCCCCATATCAAATATTTAAAGTATTTCCACCATCCCGCCATAAATGGCGAGGTTTTCCCCGTGTGTATAATCCAACATTGCCCCAACATTAATGAAATACTATTTAATCCCTAATTCCTTGTTAGCCCATGAATGGCAATGCCATCACTTAGCAAATTCATGGCTGTACTTAATAACCTCTCATCATATTTTAACTTAATTATCGACTCATGGTACCTCCTGGACTCCTCAATGCTTAAACCAGTTACTCTGGCTGTCTCAATCGCATCATACGGATCAAATCTAGGTTCAATATGGTCCAGGCTAATGCTTTCAGCCTTGCTTGGCAATGCACCTGTTGCGGCATATACCGGACTTATGCCAAGACTATTCTTGACCAATGCACCTACATCTATAACTATGTTAAAGAAGCGACGCGCCCTCAGTGCTTCATCGCCTAAAACCAATGCGCATGGGGCAATTGATAAGAGATCAGATGCACGCGGGCTTGAACCTACCATGAACTTGACCTCGAGGCCTAGCTTCCTAATTGCAATTAATAAGTATGTAATTGCCGATCGGCTCTCCGGCGAAGCCACCACCGATCTGCATTCATGTAGATTGAGCCTCTCATGCGATACCACTAATACGCTCATGGTCTCATCATGGCTGTATACCATAGGGCCCGGCACAGGCATTAATTCCCCATCTATCAACATACGTATTGGCACTAATCCAGCATCTGCCTCTCCTCTCCTTATCATAGAGTAGGCATCAGGCGGTAGCGCGGTGAGTATAGTTATTCCAGCGTCGCGAAGACTTCTTATTAGGGGAGCAGCGTATCTATATGGGGGCACCACATATATCGTCACAATGCATCGCCAATGGGCGTATATTGCTCATAAACTGTATCCCGCTCATAGGGATCCCAACCAGCACTTTTAAGCATATAGATTAATTCCCCAGCCCTCTTGCCTGCGGCTTCCTTGCCGCTTGCCGCCGATATAACTGCCTCGTTATAAAATGTTCCACCTAGATCATTTGCACCGTGGGCCAACGCTGCCTGGGCTAATTTATCGCCCATAGACACCCAATACGCAACTATATTATCAACTAATCCAAGCATGGCTAGGCGGGAAGCAGCTATTATCCTTAGATCATATTGGCCATCCAGCCTAGCCTTTCCATTAATTATTCTACCCAGCGGCGTATTGCCTGGATTAAATCTAACAGGTATAAAGGATACAAGTCCAGGGGCCCGCCTCTGGAGCTCAATTAATTTAGCTATATGCCTCGCCACATGTATTGGCTCCTCTATATGTCCATACATCATTATGGAATTGGTTTTTATGCCTAACCTATGGGCCTCTTCCTGAACCGATAAGTAATCCTCTGGACTAGCCTTCAGGGGCGCAATGCGTTTCTGTATATCGATATCCAGGATCTCGGTTCCACCGCCCGGCATTGCATCCAGCCCTAATTCCTTAAATCTCTCCAGCACCTCCCTTACGCTATTGCCCGTTGTTTTCGAAATAAACCATATTTCCTCGGCAGTGAATGCCTTTAGACTTATATTAGGCGCAGCCTGTTTAATGCTTCTTATTAGCTCCTCATAATAACTGAATTCGAGGTCGGGATTATTGCCCCCAACCATGTGAACCTCCTTGATCCCCATTTCCCTCCAAGCCCTCTCCACAATTAAAGCCAACCGCCGCGGCTCCAATACATAACCACGTTCGCTTCCCGGCCTAGCATAGAAGGCACAAAACGTGCAATTAGTTACACAGATATTCGTATATGTTAAATAAATGTTCCTGATGAAACTTCCCCTATTCGCTTTAACTAATCGCGCGAAGTAATCGGCTGCAGCCGCCAATGCATGAAAAGGCGACTGAATTAAATCAGCTATTTCATTCACCGATAATTTATCGCCATGAATGGCCTTCTCAAGAGGCTTGCTTTCCCCACTTAATTCCTCTAACCAATGAGGGGGATTAAACATGGGGCTGCCAGTTAATCTGCATTTAAATATTTATACTACAGCATCTGTATGGCGTTTAATGAGGGGAAAAATAGACGATAGTTTATTATTTGTTTTCTGTGGACGTAATGCATGGTCTGGTTAATAGTTAAACTACGCTTGCCTAAGGCGAATTTAATTAACTTGATCAATATAATATCAAGGGACTCAGTGCTTCTTCAAATAATACGGAGAGGAAGCGCAGCGNTAATAGAGGTGGAAGGAAGCATCAGCGAGGAATCATTAAATGAAGCAATGAAGTTACCGGAGATAGAGTTAATTAGGTCGATTCCATTAATGAATATGGATATCATAGCGCTAATTAGGAAGAATTTAATTGCATCGTTTACACGGAGAGTAAATGATTTATACTCAAGGTACTCGCTCTTCAGGTTTGGGTTTGATTATGCCGCGTCGATATTGAATGATGCATCGATAATTAATGGGGGNCACTATGTTGTTTCTCTAGTAATGGATATGGCGAACGCCATGGGCTACTTCAACGATTATAATGCAACGCCCGATTACTCTAGGATCCAGGTCACTGATCCATTTGATTCGGATGCTAACTCGCAATTCCTCTTGGGCTTCATAAATGGCATATTGAACTACTCATTCGGTAAGGCATTCGCTGTGGAGGTTAATAGAATAAGTGATAATAAGTTTCTCTTCTCATCGATTGAACTGACCTCCTCCCCGCCCTGAAGGGCGAGGTTTGTCGTTCGTTTTATCAGCCCAAATAATTCACGTTAGGCCTCAAACCAAGACTAGCGAATGCGTTTACCACATCATCTNCCTCACCCATGAATAAATGGGAAGGGCAATCATCATCCGTGGAACCGAATCCCCGTATATACTTATTGGTAGATGCCAAGATACATGCTGCTTCATGTTCCATGCGGGGATCCTCGGTTAATGCAGTCACTATGGCTATGGGTCTGGCAATCATTAATAGGTAATCTATGTGCCAATGTGGTTTTCGAATGGGTTTCATGTATCTGCTCAACCTGTTTTCCAGTCCATTCATGGCGCGACCTATATATGCATAATTACCTGGCTCTAACTCGTGGTGAAGTACAATTGATTTGTTAATTAGACTAACTATAAGCCCGTAAACTCCCTTATTTTTTCCTGCCATACCTACCCATTAGTTCTACGGTTTCAATTATATGATTATTCATGGCGGTTTTCACATCATCTACTCTTGCGCCTCCCTTAAGGTCTAGAACAGCATCAAGTGCGTAAAGCCTTATGAAATACCTATGAGGTTGATGAGTCCTTGGGGGACAAGGTCCACCATAGCCGACTTCCCCGAAATCATTGATGCCCTGGAGACCTTGAGGAGTTTCTTTTTGTTTTGGTACTCCTTCCGGCAACGATGTTATGGTGGGAGGAATATTATATAGAACCCAATGAGTGAATGTCCCCATTGGTGCATCCGGGTCATCCATTATCACCACAAATGATTTAGGTTGGCTCCTGGGTTTGCTCCATGTTAACGGTATGGATATGTCCTCTCCATCACAGGTATATTTAACTGGTATTAAATCGCCAGGCTTAAATGCTTGACTTGATAATTCCATGCATCTCATAATTCTTGAATAATTATTAAACTAATCGGTCTAGAGAAAATATTATTTGCCTTCCCTAATTAATTGCCTTGGCCCTGCTAAAGCTTTAAATGCTGAGGCTCATTGCTGAGCAGTGTCAGCTCCACAATGGAATCAGGAAAGGCTTCAAGTACTTAAGTTGCTTAGGGATGCGGGTATTGATCCATACCCACATAAGTATGAGGTAACTCATACAATACATGAGGTGCGGGAACTGGGCGCCGCTCATCCTTTTAATGGCCCCACAAGGGAAATGAATATAATAGCATCAAACATCAGCACGGCCGGTAGGATAGCTAATATTAGGCCTCATGGTAAGGCAACATTCGTGGATATATTTGATGAGGGGGAAAGACTTCAATTATATCTAAGAATCAACGAGTTGGGCGATAAGTATGACTTATTCCTTAAGTACATAGATAGAGGCGACATAATCGGAGTTAAGGGCAATTTATTCTATACGATGAAGGGCGAGCTCACCCTACTAGTGCTTGACTACAAGTTACTAGCCAAGGCTCTTTTGGATCCGCCCGACTGGTCCAGCTATACAACAGAGTGGCGATACTCCCATAGGTACTTGGATTTCCTATACAATGCATCTGCCCGTAGGTCCATGTATATAAGATTCAAGGCTACCCAGGAGCTCAGGGAGTTCCTTTATTCCAAGGGATTCATGGAGGTGGAGACCCCAGTCATTCAACCGGTTTACGGCGGTGCATTAGCAAAACCGTTTAAGACCCACGTAAATGCCTTGGATGAGGATTGGTACCTCAGAATCAGCTTAGAGCTTTACTTGAAGAGATTCATAANAGGTGGATTTAATAAGGTATTTGAGATAGGTAAGGTATTTAGAAACGAGGATATAGATGTAACACATAATCCCGAGTACACATTAATGGAGCTTTATTGGGCTTACGCCGACTATAATGATTTAATGAGGTTAACGGAGGACATGATAAGNCATGTATCGACAAAAATCCTTAATTCGAATCGCGTGAAGTATCAATCAATGGAAATATCGTTAGAACCCCCATTTAGGCGAGTAACTATGAATGATGCTCTCAGCGAGGTTCTTGGGACGAGAGTTGACGACATGAGCGATCAAGACCTGAAGAGCTTAATGGATAAGCATGGATTGGTTCCGAGGGGGGGAGAATACATTAGGGGATTAATGATAGAGAAGCTATTCGATAAACTAGTGACCCCTAACCTGATTCAGCCGACCTTCGTTATAGATTATCCACTGGAAACAACGCCTCTCTGTAAGCCTCATCGCTCAAAGCCGGGCCTCATAGAGCGATTCGAGCTTTATATAGCCGGCATGGAGTTGGCTAATGCGTATACTGAACTTAATGACCCGGTTCTCCAACATAAGTTATTCGAAGAAGAGCAACGAAGATTCCAGAAGGGAGATGAAGAGGCACATCCCTATGATTTTGACTTCATTACGGCAATGAGTTACGGCATGCCGCCTACCGGGGGGTTAGGGCTGGGAATAGATAGATTAATTATTATACTAACTGGTAATAGCTCAATAAAGGAAGTAATACCATTCCCAATGATTAAGAAAAACAGTCAATAAAGCCAGAATTAATGTGAATTTCAAATCATTATTAGAGAAAATGTCAAGGATTTTATCTATTATGGGGGAATAAAAATCATGATTCTAGCGGCAATTGCTTGAGAGGAATTGCCTTATTGCATTATTTATCTCGCCTAAGTGCTGCGNGCGAGGTGTGTGAGTCATTCCATTAACTATTACCTTAACCAACTTGGTGGTCCTTGCCTCTAATGCTTTTAATTNATTGTGAGGAACCACGTCATCGGCGGTGCCCCATATATATAGTATGGGCGGCGTCGATTCATTAATGTGATTTATCGGGGATGTCTCAATGAAGTACTCGTCTCGTGGGTACTTCCTGCGCAGTTCCTCATATATTGATCGACGCAGTGTTCCCTCAGCCCCCTCCTCTAAATACTTCAATTGAAGTAATCTATCAACTGGAGCTGATACAACAATAGAGCACTTAACATTATTGGGGAATCTAGTGGCGAGCAGTAAGGCGACTGTTCCACCCATTGAGTGGCCAGCCGTTATCACTGGGTCCCGTTCCGATTTTATTATTTTAGAACCGATTTCTAATCCATCCTCANCCTCCATTATGGGTGGCGCAATTACCTCTAATCCAGCCTCCTTAAATGGCCTAGTTAACCAGTTTATTTTTTCTGGACTGCTGCCGCGACCATGAAAAACCAAAGCCTTCATAGCATATCTCGCGCCTTGAATAAATATAAATATAATCCGAATATTTTTCATGGTTCA includes:
- a CDS encoding peptide ABC transporter permease, which gives rise to MEQQSTEKQIDILGWIRLIARDPAGLLGLVIVSAFVIWAIIQGSLEILAAEMHDPRLAILLLPHNPLSISQTTSLLPPSWKYIMGTNADGQDIWSRILYSIPYSAAYPAFVVVLSAILIGSLLGIAAGYFGGWWDEVLMRVTDAFLSVPAIVLAIVVAVLLHASFIGMIYAFIIIWWPIYARLFRAETLRVKSMDFIAAAQLYRVSPLKLFTKYLFINTVDPIIAYAMLDFGNVILTASILNFIGVGLQPGTPILGEMASDGVSYGFPRYWWWAIYPSLAVLVIALGFVLLGDRLQDIIGGRGAY
- a CDS encoding peptide ABC transporter permease; protein product: MRGLSKNRGISKTVLTAIIVIVVVVIVGAVMATYHPSTVTTPTTTSPTPVTTTSTTTPVTTSTTTSTTXPVTSVTVVSNKTITIAPPNSSELIDISLTFSPDALDPATGFYTVDTSTFNSVYQGLVTWNPNNYFQVEPSLATNWTISPNYKTYTFTLRKGVYFSDGEAFNATVVWFSLYRTIVMGQGVGISNYLRLLFSAKQFIATGYTIPWGACNALSNVTGNTAYLNNASLCANALANVLSNFNVHNSTIQKLMSYPNQGXVVLGPYTVQINLLHPYRLFLLDLAAWWGSVVPPGYVDAHGGVQPMTTNSYTDQYGLPGTGPYEIYKVVGTPGEFTEIILKANPNYWGNNYPNGTLPVLDQPAHIPIIEEEIALSHTDRVSLFDSNDAQISTVSPQFFGQMYDGYEYSKYLAPQDIISFFGYMPAGVLYISMNNARWPTNITDFRLAVVHAINSTALLYTYYSPLLHKLLAEEYLGPSNPQYAPLGFYDPDNLPNYTYSPNLAIEYLNKSGWQGDFYTVLPNGTEIGNPNGQRLPTIPITVIPPVTPLAEEQLTIISQDLNQIGIPTTISYATTAETDQWTAPSTTARMVSLGWVPDWPDPIYQLMYSILNVANGGISGNMAWFNNSVVNNLTATAPFITNAQEQEQMVAEIYNITYNEAPYYWLPWPEYYLFTQPYLKGITWTWDDYFYNTMYYQPVTINIITYSNGTQVTKVLN
- a CDS encoding phosphatidylethanolamine-binding protein; this encodes MELSSQAFKPGDLIPVKYTCDGEDISIPLTWSKPRSQPKSFVVIMDDPDAPMGTFTHWVLYNIPPTITSLPEGVPKQKETPQGLQGINDFGEVGYGGPCPPRTHQPHRYFIRLYALDAVLDLKGGARVDDVKTAMNNHIIETVELMGRYGRKK
- a CDS encoding lysine--tRNA ligase, whose amino-acid sequence is MSAPQWNQERLQVLKLLRDAGIDPYPHKYEVTHTIHEVRELGAAHPFNGPTREMNIIASNISTAGRIANIRPHGKATFVDIFDEGERLQLYLRINELGDKYDLFLKYIDRGDIIGVKGNLFYTMKGELTLLVLDYKLLAKALLDPPDWSSYTTEWRYSHRYLDFLYNASARRSMYIRFKATQELREFLYSKGFMEVETPVIQPVYGGALAKPFKTHVNALDEDWYLRISLELYLKRFIXGGFNKVFEIGKVFRNEDIDVTHNPEYTLMELYWAYADYNDLMRLTEDMIXHVSTKILNSNRVKYQSMEISLEPPFRRVTMNDALSEVLGTRVDDMSDQDLKSLMDKHGLVPRGGEYIRGLMIEKLFDKLVTPNLIQPTFVIDYPLETTPLCKPHRSKPGLIERFELYIAGMELANAYTELNDPVLQHKLFEEEQRRFQKGDEEAHPYDFDFITAMSYGMPPTGGLGLGIDRLIIILTGNSSIKEVIPFPMIKKNSQ